The Drosophila sulfurigaster albostrigata strain 15112-1811.04 chromosome 3, ASM2355843v2, whole genome shotgun sequence genomic sequence CgccatgtttttttttatatttattgttatttattattttgtgcaaGCTGAATGAAACTGCAGTATTAGCTGTATAATACTATTATAATACTTACTGCTTTAAGCATGTTGATTATTGTGCAGTTAGAGAGCGAATACTctaaattttatacaaatttatgaattactCGAAAGAAagtgatatatatttttggttgcATCGGAATCCTAACtttgaatgcaaattatttttcttgagAATTTAGAACAAGTTTAAGGTCTTGTTCTCATATCAAGTAACTACTAAACTGATCAATATCCATCGTCCTATAATGTTTGATACTTGAAAAGCGAAAGTTtagtataaattaataaattaattatttaaaataaccaATTCAATTCATATCGACTTAAGAGTTTAAACTTGATTTTAGCTGTCTCGGCCACATAATGCTGATAATCTTCCCACTTTCATAATTTACATATACTTTTGATCTCACATTACGGTATTCAAGAATATCAGGATTTATAAAAGTCACTAAGaatctaaatattatttaagccTTCGATAAATGCtgtcatgttttgttttaaatttttttgtttatatctaaaaattgaactttttatttaaaatatataatgcaaCGCTGCTCAATtagcatataatatatatatccGCTATATCttattcacaaattttttttctttcttttatatatgtttgtaaatattgctatatatattaatatgatatattttaacgaTAATACCACTATCGCACTGCTTGCATCTTCATTTGGTTGAAGTTTTCTGGcttgtttaattgaaattttattattttacgaTTTTAATGTTGGTGTtcattaattgcattaatttgtttaactaGAAATGATTAAATTGACTTCACtcttattttgaaatattaatctATCTAtcatagataaaaaaaaactttttttatcttatttacGATCCGACATTAAATTTGAGAGATATTGCTTTTCATAATACTGTTACGCTTCTGTTAATGTTCTGTGAACAAACTAAATGTTTCGTTCTTTTAAAATTCCACTCtcttaaaatgaataatattctgttgttttcttcttctccaAAGTCAAATAATTTACTTAGCTCGAAAGAGAAAAgcataaattaacataaaatgaatattgaaatgcaactgcgacaaaaataatgcaaatacgTTCAAGTTTCTTGCATACTAAAACCaaatattatatcatatacatttgtatttgtgtaatGCGATTATTTGCATATGCGATTAGGAACAGGTATTATGTTCTTTGGGATGAAACTGTATAAAAACGAGAGTCAAGATTAAGAGTGGCATCAGTGCACTTTTGGTTTCAACCTTGTACAACTGTcctaaattcaaaatgttcaAGCTTGTGAGTACTTTTGAGGCTGCAACGGATCCACTCTGAACCCATCTGACTTAATACACATTTTTACAGCTATTAGTCTGCGCAGCTCTCTGCATCGTCGCTGCTGATGTCGATGTTAAAAGTCGTTCTGAAGATGTACGAGCAGATGGTTTCAATGCTAATCTGGAATTAGATAACGGAGCTGCTCGCCAAGAGAGCGGTGATGTGCATGGCAACATCCAGGGCAGCTTCGAATGGATCTCCCCCGAAGGCGAACACGTCAGGTTGGAATATGTTGCCGATGAGAACGGTTACCAACCCAAGGGTTCCGTGCTGCCCACTCCTCCCCCAATCCCAGAAGCCATCGTCAGGGCTCTTAAGTGGATCGAAAACAACCCCCACGAGGAGTAAAGTACAATGTAACACAGTGAATTGAACTTACAAATCGACTCCTCTCTGAAATTAtgctaaaaaaacaaatttgataaaaatatatgcaataaaCTCATGATAGCTTGTTGAATATGATTGTTCCAACCATGATGTTCAAGTCTTTAAGCGATCGATTGTATACTTTTGGTACCAAGCATTAGTCTATCCATAATTGTTGGGTAAACAAAACTATGTTCGATTTTTAtcgaaatgtttatttaactaatttcagtataaatttcagaaaatttaaaattatttagttCTAATATACCACTtgcagaatattttattttatttgccaacTTTCTTAAAGACTCGTTCGCGatattttggcaaattttgtattttttgaacgatatggtatattgtgaatatatatgtatattaatataccaaatatagcctacGGTATATAGTTTTCCGAAgttttgcggtatattgattttgtatatttaatataaaattaatatagaaCTGTTTTACTTATGGGTAGCGACTCGattgcagctttcttacttgtttttattctaAGACAAATATCGAATGAATCAGTATATCCCTATATACAAAGTATAgaacttaatatattttagtgtttttttttttttttaaatatattttaacaatattacCGCCTTTAATTGAAAGAAGATTAATCTCTCATTGTTGAGCAGACTTCCTTGTTCgttgctttttttgtgctataaatatataatatttcgatataatcaatataaaaaatattgtttgtcTGCTGCTTGACATCCTCGTCTCGCTTCCGGCTATTGACACGCCACACATCAAATTTCTAGTGGTCAAATACGACAACTCGTTTTATGCAGATCAGTGAAGTAACCAGCAAgctattcaaaaatatattatatatgcaatGTCTTGTACCTAAAATATCTCTTAGcatttttacacaatttttaaagCGGAATTATTTTACTGTTTCTTGAATAATGAAGACATAAACGACTAATTTGTCTTTGAAAAGCTTTTTAAGCCTTTCGACCATTGTATTTTGTCTGTTTGAGGTGATAAAGATATAAGAGAATATTAccaatttaaatgataataaatacattttttctatttttttgaatgcagtTTTACAAGAAGTGTTTATGTGCAAAATGAGAAcagctaaataaatacataacacTTTCAAATAAgctttcaataatttgaaaagatTCCAACGATATGTTGGATAAATCTATAACAAAGCTTATAACATAAAAAGATTTAGATGTTCGTTAAGTCAGCCAAACGAACATGACTTTACCGCCTCGGCTCTTGACGATTACTTAGAATACGTTTTGTACTGGGAGATCTCCTGACATAGCTTTCATTATTGAAGTTTAAGACTGTATGTGGTTAGTTTCATATTTAGTCTCAGTGACtgataaattttaaagttagttcacatatatatttcgaaAGCTTGTTTCCTTCCATATTCTTGATTTTCAATTGTCTGAACAAAAGAATCAAGCTTAAATAAAGTCTGCCGCGCTGCTTGAAATAATTAACTTGTTTGACGTCAGCATAAGAatgcaaagtatgcaattttAGTTTCTGAATTAACACATAAGAAatactttcatatttttgctatTAGCAATTTgctgtgtgtatttgtatagACTTATAAAATAGGGATTCAAGGATGGAAAACATAAATATCAATtgatcatcgtcatcatcgtccaATAAGTTAGAATTTAACGGTTAGATCACCGAAAGATTattcctctttctcttcctcGGTCTCCTCCTTCTCAACATAAGGGTGCAGAGCGATCCACTCAAGGGCCTTCTGGATCTCCACTGGAATTGGTGGGGGGGTTGGCAGAACAGCACCAGATGGTTGGTAACCGTTCTCATTAGCCACATAGGTGATCAGGACATGCTCGCCTTCAGGGGAGGTATAGCTGAAGCTGCCCTTGATGTTTCCGTGCTCATCACCCGATCGCTGCTCATTGACACCATTCTTGGTCTCCAGATTGGCCACAAAGCCATCTGCGCGCACATCCTCACTGCGAGCGATAACTTCATCTTCCTCTACTGGGAAGGCTGCGGCCAGGCCGACAATAGCGCAGATCATCAACTGAAATATTAGTCAATTAATTATCCACTCAGAAATCCTTGCTTAGAGTGAGGACTTACGattttgaacattttgaatattgtgCAGTTATCGATCGGGAAACCAACTTTGACTGATAATCTAGCTCAACATCGTCTAGccttttatacttattttcgAAACTCATCACGCTTTCGGCTGTAGTGTTCATGCAAACTTAACAAGTTTAATGTTTATAAGCAAACTTGTTTTCTCTACAACTAAATTCTCAGGAGTTCCCGTAAATTCTGAgtaatttttatagtataatcTAAAAAGCTTTTGCTTAGTTAAGTATACGTATGTATACTGATTGTATAACATAATAGTAACATAATGTTTATCTGAATTTTCTGAATTTACTTTGTTGAAACTTGTATAAAAACATTTGattagtttattatttctgctgtgtgtcatttttcatttgtcatTTGAATATCATGATGACGTCCAAGATCTTTAGTGTTGGAATACCCATTATGCTTTGGATGCCGCTATGACTGCTGGTTTTCCTTCGACGGCAATTACAACTTTATCGTCCTCGCTTGAGgttattttgaaaattccaCTGTTTTTGCCAGCCTAAATGCCCTCAAAATGGTAAAGAGGTTCATCTGATTCCTCTGATTCACTTGGCTTTACTTTTTCAGTTGGGAAAGATAGTGTCAACCCAATTATAGCAAAGAGAATGAGCTGTAACCATattatgttaaaaatattaaacattatatgaattttacaaaacaagaaaagtcTTATCGTGAAGAAGCGAATgagaaatcaaaaattaacCTATTTCacttgtattattattattaaatggtgtgatttactttatattttcaaggtattttattaaatttttttcttttattttgtaaagcGAGAAAGAATCTGCAGGATAATCTGATGTGCGCTTCTGGTTAATAATACTTACTGCTTTAAgcattttgattattatgaaGTTATAGCGCGAACAACAAATGCTTATTCTTTATTCGCTCCGTCAAGCAACAGCCTTTTATACCACTTTTATACCACTCTCTTTTACATtcgacatttttattgcaaattagaaaggtataatttttatacccgctacccatagggtagaagggtattataaatttgtgccggTAGGAAATGTAacatatgtaacaggtagaacgaggcatctccgaccagtctgtgtccgtctgtgtgtctgtccgtcggTCCGTATGAAActctggatctcagagactaaaagagatagagttataattttttttcgacagcatttgttatgtttgcacgcagatcaagtttgtttgtatttagtatttttgcagcatattcggtatattttgagaaaatatattcttttattcaaaatgggtagcaagtatcttacagtcgagtacactagctttcttacttgtttttcctAAGAATCAAGTAGCTGATAATCAACCTCAATTCTATACGGCGCGATTCTTCCGAAAAAAgaaagttttaattgaattaataaatctgatatattttggggtttgttgttcattatttaaaattgccaatttaaacttgatttttttttaaatatgattttacaAGAAGTGTTTATGTGCATAATGAGAACAACCAAATATGTCcgaaacattttcaaaatttgtcgTTAAGTCAGCGAGACGAATGTGACTTTACCGCCTCTGCTATTGACGATTACTAAAAATACGTTTTGTACTGGGAGATCTCCCGACCCAAAGCTTTTATTATTGAAGTTTAATACTAGAGGTGATTAGTTTCAAATTTAGCCTTCAGTGattgataaatattaaagttagttcacatatatatttcgtaAGCTTGTTTCCTTccatattctttttttcaaTTGCCTGAACAAAAGAATCAAGCTTCAATAAAGACTCCCGCGCTCCTTGAAATAATTAACTTGTTTGACGTCAGCAAAAGAatgcaaagtatgcaacgtcAGTTTCTGAATTAACACATAAGAAatactttcatatttttgctatTAGCAATTTGCTGTATGTATTTGAATAGACTTATAAAATAAGGATTCAAGGatgaaaaacttaaatattaatcgATCATCGTCCAATAAGTTAGAATCTAACGGTTAGATCACCGAAAGATTattcctctttctcttcctcGGTCTCGGTCTCCTCCTTCTCAACATAAGGGTGCAGAGCGATCCACTCAAGGGCCTTCTGGATCTCCACTGGAATTGGTGGGGGGGTTGGCAGAACAGCACCAGATGGTTGGTAACCGATCTCATTAGCCACATAGGTGATCAGGACATGCTCGCCTTCAGGGGAGGTATAGCTGAAGCTGCCCTTGATGTTTCCATGCTCATCACCCGATCGCTGCTCAGTGACGCCATTCTTGGTCTCCAGATTGGCCACAAAGCCATCTGCCCGCACATCCTCACTGCGAGCGATAACTTCATCTTCCTCTACTGGGAAGGCTGCGGCCAGGCCAACAATAGCGCAGATCATCAACTGAAATATTAGTCAATTAATTATCCACTCAGAAATCCTTGCTTAGAGTTGAGGACTTACGattttgaacattttgaatattgtgCAGTTATCTATCGGGAAACCAACTTTGACTGATAATCTAGCTCAACATCGTCTAgctttttatacttattttcgAAAGTCATCACATTTTCGGCTGAAGTGCGAATGCAAATTTTTCACACTTAACAGGTTTCATATTTCTAAGCAATCTTGTTTTCTCTATAACTAAATTCTCAGGAGTTTTCGTAAATTCCgagtaatttttattgtttaatataaaaaacatttacttAATAAAGTATATGAGGGAAAAATCTAGATTGCCCAATCAAGATTTAAATCTTGTTTCAAAAATGGaataatcttaaaattaaactatgAAGGCAAAATCTCAAAATAAGATCTCACGTTCTAGATTAATTCTAGATTGGATATATAATGACTCAAAttggaatattaaataatatcaattcaatttttgtctCAAGAATgaataaatcttaaaattgaaCCGTGTTCTCttatatttacacatttaaGTATgtcctttatttatttttaatattagtttCAGTTGTAACATTTACGTTTTTAATAAACGAACGAACTATACTTTGAACTTAAGTCCAACGACTGACCAGACGACACAATGATACGCGACGTCTTTACTAACTGCAACAACACCTCTAAtaaggtttttattttaaaggaAGCGAATTCCAACATTTATGAAAAAATTCTCTTTTTAAGATTGAAAGGTTCTTAAATCcagattataattttaaaaaatatgtttttaatcttaaaatgcaaatttagcataaaaatcttgtttcaagattGTTCTATTtaagagagaaaaaatctTAAGTCAAGATTATTGCAATCTACAATACATTTTGTTCTCTCTGTGTATACAGTGTATACTGATAATATGCATAacataataacataattaagtTTAACACTTAGAAACAGACGTAGAAAAGTCAAACCAACATAACACAAAGTTACAGTTTATGTTTAGTTCTGAGTCCCCTTAATTTAATCGGTTTTCAATAAACACATCTTATTACACTTCATTAATAGAAAAAGCTTATAGTATATAAGCAAGCAATCTTCAACGAATTACTGCAGCTATCGAATGTGCTTaattagcaataaaataaCCTAGTAGGTATATTgtctcggttgttgacgctgctcaagaatatatgtatatactttaagGGGTCGGTGATCcattcttctgcctgttacatacatttcctgtcggcacaaagttataatacccttgtACCCTATGGGTATATAATTATCTTATGTAATGcaaatactattatttttgcaatgatTTTTAAGGATTCAATgccaataaatgaaaagattCCATAGATATGTTGGGTAAATTTATAGCAAATCTTATAACATAAACAGATTTAGATGTTTGTACAGTCAGCCAGATGAACGTGATTATACTCCTTTGGCGTTTGTTGATTATTAAGAATACCTAGTACATTGGCAAATCTCTTGACCTATAGCTTTCATTATTGAAGTTTTATAGTAGAAGTGGTAAGTTTCAATTTAGCCATCAGTGatagataaatattaaagtaagttcacatatacatatttttcgATAGCTTCTTACCTTTcatattattgattttcaattgtCTGAAAAAAAGAATCAAGCTTAAATAAAGACTGCCGCGCTGCTTGAAATAATTCAGTTGTTTGACGTCAGCAAAAGAatgcaagaagaagaaatacttttatatttttgctattaGCAATTTGCTGTATGTATTTGAATAGACTTATAAAATAAGGATTCAAGTATGgaaaactttaatattaatcgatcatcgtcatcatcgtccaATAAGTTAGAATCTAACGGTTAGATAACCGAAAGATTattcctctttctcttcctcGGTCTCGGTCTCCTCCTTCTCAACAT encodes the following:
- the LOC133840412 gene encoding larval cuticle protein 4-like, which translates into the protein MFKLLLVCAALCIVAADVDVKSRSEDVRADGFNANLELDNGAARQESGDVHGNIQGSFEWISPEGEHVRLEYVADENGYQPKGSVLPTPPPIPEAIVRALKWIENNPHEE
- the LOC133840403 gene encoding larval cuticle protein 1-like, which produces MFKILMICAIVGLAAAFPVEEDEVIARSEDVRADGFVANLETKNGVNEQRSGDEHGNIKGSFSYTSPEGEHVLITYVANENGYQPSGAVLPTPPPIPVEIQKALEWIALHPYVEKEETEEEKEE
- the LOC133840400 gene encoding larval cuticle protein 1-like; protein product: MFKILMICAIVGLAAAFPVEEDEVIARSEDVRADGFVANLETKNGVTEQRSGDEHGNIKGSFSYTSPEGEHVLITYVANEIGYQPSGAVLPTPPPIPVEIQKALEWIALHPYVEKEETETEEEKEE